A stretch of the Planktothricoides raciborskii GIHE-MW2 genome encodes the following:
- the egtC gene encoding ergothioneine biosynthesis protein EgtC, with translation MCRLLGYLGQPISLDRLLNQPEHSLIVQSYQPREMTSGVVNADGFGIGWYHSTAETDPFIYKNILPIWSDINLPELSGYIQSGCILANIRSATAGQPVDLSNCQPFKHGRLLFTHNGFIENFRQTLYRPIRDRLNDTAYQLIQGSTDSEHIFALFIHHLQTRSNAHSPQQPANIAQITAALKDTIHSLNHLANSNPTKISANLIISNGRELVATRYSLGATPPTLYWLSHHNSFPHSAIIASEPLFIGDWHLCAPQSFLTITENMETHVLPI, from the coding sequence ATGTGTCGCTTACTCGGCTACTTAGGGCAACCAATTTCCCTCGATCGCCTACTAAACCAACCAGAACACTCTCTAATTGTTCAAAGCTATCAGCCGCGAGAAATGACTTCTGGAGTCGTCAATGCTGATGGCTTTGGCATTGGCTGGTATCACTCAACCGCAGAAACCGACCCCTTTATATACAAAAACATCCTACCCATCTGGAGTGACATCAACCTCCCAGAACTCAGCGGCTACATCCAGTCAGGCTGCATACTTGCTAATATTCGCAGCGCCACCGCCGGACAACCCGTAGACCTGAGTAACTGCCAGCCCTTCAAGCATGGCCGTCTTCTTTTCACCCACAACGGATTTATTGAAAACTTCCGCCAAACTCTCTACCGACCAATTCGCGATCGCCTCAACGACACCGCCTACCAACTCATACAAGGCAGCACCGACTCAGAACATATCTTTGCCCTATTCATCCACCACTTACAAACTCGCAGCAATGCCCATAGCCCCCAGCAACCTGCCAACATTGCTCAAATCACCGCAGCCCTGAAAGACACCATACACAGCCTTAACCACCTAGCCAACTCAAACCCCACCAAAATATCCGCCAACCTAATCATCAGCAACGGACGGGAACTTGTTGCTACTCGCTACTCCCTAGGTGCCACACCCCCAACCCTTTACTGGTTATCTCACCATAACTCCTTTCCCCACTCTGCCATCATTGCCTCAGAACCCTTATTCATTGGGGATTGGCATCTCTGTGCCCCACAAAGTTTTCTCACCATCACAGAAAATATGGAGACCCATGTCCTACCCATCTGA
- a CDS encoding metal-sensing transcriptional repressor yields the protein MNHHDHNQKNHIHEENQEKDGEIAGVDEKRSDSSHVHVHSEESLRSIVNRLSRIEGHIRGIKTMVQESRPCPEVLIQIAAVRGALDKVARVILDEHLTDCIARAALEGNIEQEIEELKAALDRFL from the coding sequence ATGAATCACCATGACCACAATCAGAAGAATCATATACACGAGGAAAATCAAGAAAAAGACGGGGAAATTGCCGGTGTGGACGAAAAAAGGTCTGATTCCTCTCATGTTCATGTTCATAGTGAGGAATCTTTGCGGTCAATTGTTAATAGATTATCCCGAATTGAGGGACATATTCGGGGGATTAAAACAATGGTTCAAGAGTCGCGTCCTTGTCCAGAAGTGTTGATTCAAATTGCGGCAGTCAGAGGGGCTTTGGATAAGGTGGCTAGGGTGATTCTGGATGAACATTTAACGGATTGTATTGCCAGAGCCGCTCTTGAAGGGAATATAGAACAGGAAATTGAAGAATTAAAGGCGGCTCTTGACCGTTTTTTATGA
- a CDS encoding DNA polymerase beta superfamily protein, giving the protein MNHKNQDLLKVLNRQPYPLLFITISGSHLYGFSSADSDYDLRGVHILPIREIIGLNPPKETIEICEVQEHGLPVDLVTHEIKKIFGLFLKKNGYVLEHLYSPLGVIHTPASEEIKELAKSFITRHHAHHYLGFARNQWKLFAQDNPPKIKPLLYVFRVLLTGIYLMQTGKIEANIIELNQEFNLSYIADLIARKTESLEKSVLALT; this is encoded by the coding sequence ATGAATCATAAAAATCAGGATTTATTAAAAGTGCTTAATCGTCAGCCCTATCCTTTGCTATTTATAACCATTAGTGGCTCACATTTATATGGATTTTCATCGGCGGATTCGGATTATGATTTACGGGGGGTGCATATTTTACCCATCCGGGAAATTATTGGATTAAATCCCCCAAAAGAAACCATAGAAATCTGTGAAGTTCAAGAACATGGATTACCAGTTGATTTAGTCACTCACGAAATCAAAAAAATTTTTGGACTTTTTCTGAAAAAAAATGGCTATGTTTTAGAACATTTGTATTCACCTCTGGGGGTGATCCACACTCCGGCATCCGAAGAAATCAAAGAACTAGCCAAAAGTTTTATAACTCGTCACCACGCCCATCATTATCTGGGATTTGCTCGGAACCAATGGAAATTGTTTGCACAAGACAATCCACCCAAAATCAAGCCACTACTCTATGTATTCCGAGTTTTACTTACCGGGATTTATTTAATGCAAACTGGTAAAATAGAAGCAAATATTATCGAATTAAATCAAGAGTTTAATCTCAGTTATATTGCTGATTTAATTGCGAGAAAAACCGAGTCATTGGAAAAATCTGTCCTTGCCTTGACCTAG
- a CDS encoding ergothioneine biosynthesis protein EgtB, whose product MQQCRASTLKIFASLNNEIFCQHIHPDFSPVGWHLGHIGHTEALWLLQHCAQQPPMFPQYHQLYAADGLPKNQRINLPTLAETCQNLELIRQKVLQYLEIAPIDSQERLWHFIVQHESQHCETILFLLQLQKNQTRNQVSDSVSEPVLDEMIEIPAGEFAQGSNAIAALDNERPRHLQYLPTYYIDRYPVSRGQYRQFIGDGGYQNPEFWSKEGWQWRQAAQITEPLYWTKPDFSEIKPVSDSLDLHPVCGVSWYEAEAYSNFVGKRLPTEAEWEKAACWNPKTQQKQIYPWGKEPPQPHLCNHNRSLNSPFNPPTTPVDAYPQGISPYGCYDMMGNAWEWTASKFAGYPGFEAYPYPGYSMTYFDNQHQVLRGGSCVTRPWVIRGSFRNWYQPWIRQIFVGFRCAK is encoded by the coding sequence ATGCAGCAATGCCGCGCCAGCACCCTAAAAATTTTTGCCTCCTTAAATAATGAAATATTTTGTCAGCACATCCACCCCGACTTCAGTCCCGTAGGCTGGCACCTAGGTCACATTGGCCACACCGAAGCCTTATGGTTGCTCCAACATTGCGCTCAACAGCCACCGATGTTTCCTCAATATCATCAACTTTATGCTGCCGATGGCTTACCGAAAAATCAACGAATTAACCTGCCCACCTTAGCAGAAACCTGCCAAAACCTAGAACTCATTCGGCAAAAAGTCTTGCAGTACCTAGAAATTGCGCCTATAGACAGTCAAGAAAGGCTTTGGCACTTCATCGTCCAACATGAAAGTCAACACTGTGAAACTATTTTGTTTCTGCTACAACTCCAAAAGAACCAGACAAGAAACCAGGTTTCTGACTCGGTTTCTGAACCCGTCCTGGACGAAATGATAGAAATTCCTGCGGGTGAATTTGCCCAAGGGTCAAATGCGATCGCCGCCCTCGACAACGAGCGCCCCCGTCATCTTCAGTATTTGCCCACATACTACATCGATCGCTACCCAGTAAGCCGAGGTCAATATCGCCAATTTATCGGCGATGGAGGCTACCAAAATCCTGAATTTTGGTCAAAAGAAGGATGGCAATGGCGCCAAGCAGCACAAATCACCGAACCCCTATACTGGACGAAACCGGATTTCTCTGAAATAAAGCCGGTTTCTGACTCCCTCGATCTCCACCCAGTCTGTGGCGTCAGTTGGTATGAAGCCGAAGCCTACAGCAACTTCGTCGGCAAACGACTACCCACGGAAGCGGAATGGGAAAAAGCCGCCTGTTGGAATCCAAAAACCCAACAAAAGCAAATCTATCCCTGGGGCAAAGAACCCCCTCAACCGCACCTTTGTAACCACAATCGTTCTCTTAACTCCCCCTTTAATCCCCCCACCACCCCAGTCGATGCCTACCCACAGGGCATCAGTCCCTACGGCTGCTATGACATGATGGGCAACGCCTGGGAATGGACAGCCAGCAAATTTGCCGGATATCCAGGTTTTGAAGCTTATCCCTATCCGGGATATTCCATGACATATTTTGACAATCAACACCAAGTCCTTAGAGGCGGTAGTTGTGTCACTCGTCCTTGGGTTATTCGGGGCAGTTTTCGCAACTGGTATCAGCCTTGGATTCGGCAAATCTTTGTCGGATTTCGCTGTGCCAAATAA
- a CDS encoding DNA-directed RNA polymerase subunit beta': protein MKMQKIRFLNRVINKGQLKKLMASAFINYGTARSAQMADCLKNLGFHYATKAGVSISVDDLKVPPSKRKLLLEAEQEISETEARYSRGEITEVERFQKVIDTWNGTSEALKDEVVKYFRASDPLNSVYMMAFSGARGNISQVRQLVGMRGLMANPQGEIIDLPIKTNFREGLTVTEYIISSYGARKGLVDTALRTADSGYLTRRLVDVSQDVIVREVDCGTERGIVQRAMTDGSKILIPLKDRLLGRTVGKDVLHPQTGEVLVARNQVITQELAGVIDKAKVQEILLRSPLTCESPRSVCQTCYGWSLAHAHLVDLGEAVGIIAAQSIGEPGTQLTMRTFHTGGVFTGEVARVVRSPMAGTLRYDKQLRTRPFRTRHGDDAFVVENLTGEIVVVGAGNAEEQSFTVTQGTTILVKDGGAVISDQILAEVPFSGRTARKNTEKATKDVASDLSGEVLFADVVPEEKVDRQGNSTRIAQRGGLLWVLSGEVYNLPPGAEPVVKNGDQVAYGTTLAETKLVTENGGVVRLPAECPEGEIPREVEIITASVVLDQAKVREESSAGREMYMIETVHEQLFSLKAAPGTKVLSGQVVAELIDNTYRTQTGGMIKYAGVEVAKRGKAKQGYEVVKGGTLLWIPEECHEVNKDISLLQVEEGQYVEAGTEIVKDIYCQNNGVVEIVQKNDILREVIIKPGSIHMSDDPEEMMNLDGQFAQAGEEVLPGLVAENLSYLEYVETTEGAAILLRKVEEFAVPDEPSVPSQESIADSTGRSQIQLRSVQRIPYKDGDRVKSVEGLELLRTQLVLEIGKDVAQLAADIEIVPDEEDETIKRLQLVILESLVIRRDVMADATSGSTVTRLLVKDGDQIEPGACVARTEILGKEAGVVRGIRQGAEAVRRILVMRSDDQKTISVPTKPKVKVGDLVVAGTEIAPGVPAEISGEVLQVNPSATDSGSSSGGSSGGSYQLLLREGRPYRVSSGAVLHVDDGALVQRGDNLVLLVFERGKTGDIIQGLPRIEELLEARKPKESCVLAKRPGTTEVVYDQDENVEVKVIEDDGTVTEYPISPGLNAIVSDHQLVAAGEALTDGPINPHELLEILFNWQREQVGNFEAALNSFERVQHFLVNEVQSVYQSQGIDISDKHIEVIVRQMTNKVRIDDGGDTTMLPGELIELRQVEQVNEAMSITGGAPAEYTPMLLGITKASLNTDSFISAASFQETTRVLTEAAIEGKSDWLRGLKENVIIGRLIPAGTGYNAYDQLAGAIDVEPDDEDIIEDYFDDDQTGLLDDQTARNYGAWAEDESGLTLVGEEPGKNRFSTLSYDEESEFDLGSSATTRKSKGRGKTSQKGRRAGRSSRFVSIVDSDEDLLPQILDDEDLDDKDDDFFDDDFDEDDDM from the coding sequence ATTAAGATGCAAAAAATCCGTTTTCTCAACCGAGTTATTAATAAAGGGCAGCTAAAAAAGTTAATGGCCTCAGCCTTTATTAATTATGGGACGGCTCGTTCAGCCCAGATGGCCGATTGCTTAAAAAATTTAGGATTTCACTACGCTACAAAGGCAGGAGTTTCTATTAGTGTAGATGACCTAAAAGTTCCGCCGTCTAAACGGAAATTACTCCTAGAAGCAGAACAGGAAATTTCTGAAACCGAAGCCCGTTATAGCCGAGGAGAAATTACCGAAGTCGAACGATTCCAGAAGGTAATTGATACTTGGAATGGCACCTCTGAAGCTTTGAAAGATGAAGTGGTGAAATATTTCCGCGCTTCTGACCCGCTCAATAGTGTCTATATGATGGCATTTTCTGGCGCCCGGGGGAATATTTCTCAGGTGCGGCAGTTGGTGGGGATGCGGGGTCTGATGGCTAACCCCCAAGGGGAAATTATCGATTTGCCGATTAAAACTAATTTCCGCGAAGGACTGACGGTGACGGAGTATATTATCTCCAGTTACGGGGCGCGGAAAGGTTTGGTGGATACCGCTTTGCGGACGGCAGATTCGGGGTATTTGACCAGACGTTTGGTGGATGTGTCCCAAGATGTGATTGTCCGGGAGGTGGACTGCGGCACGGAACGCGGCATTGTTCAGCGGGCCATGACTGATGGTTCTAAAATCTTGATTCCTTTGAAAGACCGGCTGCTGGGGCGGACGGTGGGCAAAGATGTGCTCCATCCCCAAACCGGAGAGGTTTTGGTAGCCCGAAATCAGGTGATTACTCAAGAGTTGGCTGGGGTAATTGATAAGGCAAAGGTGCAAGAAATATTGCTGCGATCGCCCCTAACTTGTGAATCGCCCCGGTCGGTCTGCCAAACTTGCTACGGCTGGAGTTTAGCCCATGCTCACTTGGTAGACCTGGGAGAAGCGGTGGGGATTATTGCTGCCCAATCCATTGGCGAACCAGGAACACAGTTAACTATGCGGACATTCCACACCGGAGGGGTCTTTACCGGAGAAGTAGCCCGCGTGGTGCGATCGCCAATGGCGGGAACGTTGCGCTATGACAAACAATTGCGGACTAGACCATTCCGCACCCGTCATGGAGATGATGCCTTTGTGGTAGAAAATCTCACTGGGGAAATCGTGGTGGTAGGGGCAGGAAATGCAGAGGAACAAAGTTTCACCGTAACCCAAGGGACAACAATTTTAGTCAAAGATGGCGGCGCCGTAATCAGTGACCAAATCTTGGCGGAAGTGCCTTTTTCGGGACGCACCGCCCGGAAAAATACAGAAAAAGCTACTAAGGATGTGGCCTCGGATTTGTCTGGAGAGGTGTTGTTCGCCGATGTGGTGCCAGAAGAAAAAGTTGACCGCCAAGGAAACTCCACCCGGATTGCCCAGCGCGGTGGTTTGCTGTGGGTTCTCTCCGGGGAAGTTTACAATTTACCCCCAGGGGCAGAGCCAGTAGTGAAAAATGGCGATCAGGTGGCTTATGGCACTACTTTGGCCGAAACTAAGCTGGTTACGGAAAATGGCGGGGTGGTGCGACTGCCTGCGGAATGTCCAGAAGGAGAAATCCCCCGCGAGGTGGAAATTATTACCGCTTCGGTGGTGCTCGACCAAGCGAAAGTCAGAGAGGAATCTTCCGCTGGTCGGGAAATGTACATGATCGAAACAGTCCACGAGCAGTTATTTTCTCTCAAAGCCGCCCCAGGGACTAAGGTTCTTTCTGGGCAAGTGGTGGCCGAACTGATTGACAATACCTATCGCACCCAAACCGGCGGCATGATTAAATATGCCGGGGTGGAAGTGGCCAAGCGGGGTAAAGCCAAACAGGGTTATGAGGTGGTCAAAGGGGGTACGCTGTTGTGGATTCCCGAAGAATGCCATGAGGTGAATAAGGATATCTCTCTGTTGCAGGTGGAAGAAGGTCAATATGTGGAAGCCGGCACAGAGATTGTTAAGGATATCTACTGCCAAAATAATGGGGTAGTGGAAATTGTCCAGAAAAACGATATTCTGCGCGAGGTGATTATTAAGCCCGGTTCAATTCATATGTCCGATGACCCAGAGGAGATGATGAACCTGGATGGTCAGTTCGCCCAAGCGGGTGAGGAAGTTCTGCCCGGACTGGTGGCAGAAAACCTGAGTTATTTGGAATATGTGGAAACTACCGAAGGGGCAGCTATCTTGCTCCGCAAGGTAGAAGAGTTTGCGGTTCCCGACGAGCCGTCGGTGCCGTCCCAAGAGTCGATCGCCGATAGTACCGGGCGATCGCAGATTCAGTTGCGTTCGGTGCAGCGGATTCCCTACAAGGATGGCGATCGGGTTAAGTCCGTAGAAGGACTGGAACTGCTGCGAACTCAGTTGGTGCTGGAAATTGGCAAAGATGTGGCTCAATTGGCCGCCGACATTGAAATTGTCCCCGATGAAGAAGATGAAACTATCAAGCGCCTACAGTTGGTGATTTTGGAATCATTGGTGATTCGTCGGGATGTGATGGCCGATGCCACCAGCGGCAGCACCGTCACTCGCTTATTGGTGAAAGATGGCGACCAAATTGAGCCGGGTGCCTGTGTAGCGCGGACAGAAATTTTAGGTAAGGAAGCTGGGGTGGTGCGCGGTATTCGTCAAGGGGCGGAAGCTGTGCGCCGGATTTTGGTGATGCGATCAGATGACCAAAAAACTATTTCCGTGCCGACTAAACCTAAAGTAAAAGTGGGCGACCTGGTGGTGGCCGGAACCGAAATTGCCCCGGGCGTGCCTGCGGAGATTTCTGGGGAAGTTTTACAGGTTAATCCGTCGGCGACGGATTCGGGCAGCAGTTCGGGGGGCAGTTCGGGGGGCAGCTATCAGCTATTGCTGCGAGAAGGCCGTCCCTATCGGGTGTCCTCTGGTGCGGTGTTGCACGTGGATGATGGGGCACTGGTACAGCGGGGCGATAACCTGGTGTTGCTGGTGTTTGAACGGGGTAAGACCGGGGATATTATCCAGGGTTTGCCTCGGATTGAGGAATTGCTGGAAGCCCGCAAACCCAAAGAATCTTGCGTGTTGGCCAAGCGCCCCGGTACTACAGAGGTGGTCTATGACCAGGATGAAAATGTCGAGGTCAAAGTCATCGAAGATGATGGCACGGTGACAGAGTATCCCATTAGCCCCGGGTTGAATGCGATCGTTTCAGACCATCAATTAGTTGCCGCTGGGGAAGCCCTGACTGATGGGCCAATTAATCCCCATGAGTTGCTAGAAATTTTGTTTAACTGGCAGCGGGAACAAGTGGGGAATTTTGAAGCCGCGTTGAACAGCTTTGAACGAGTGCAGCACTTCTTGGTGAATGAGGTGCAGTCGGTGTATCAGTCTCAGGGGATTGATATTTCCGATAAGCATATTGAGGTGATTGTGCGCCAGATGACCAATAAGGTGCGGATTGATGACGGCGGCGATACCACCATGTTGCCGGGAGAATTGATCGAACTACGTCAGGTGGAACAGGTGAATGAGGCAATGTCGATCACTGGCGGCGCCCCGGCAGAATATACGCCAATGCTGTTGGGGATTACTAAGGCTTCGTTGAATACCGATAGCTTTATTTCCGCAGCTTCTTTCCAAGAAACTACCCGCGTTCTGACTGAGGCGGCGATCGAAGGTAAGTCCGACTGGCTGCGCGGTTTGAAAGAAAACGTGATTATCGGGCGGTTGATTCCCGCTGGTACGGGCTACAACGCTTATGACCAACTTGCTGGTGCGATCGATGTGGAACCGGACGATGAGGATATTATCGAAGATTACTTTGATGACGACCAGACCGGCTTGCTAGACGACCAGACAGCCCGCAATTATGGCGCTTGGGCGGAAGATGAGTCTGGGCTGACCTTGGTAGGCGAAGAACCCGGAAAAAATCGGTTTTCGACTTTGAGTTACGACGAAGAGTCAGAATTTGACTTGGGAAGTTCGGCGACGACTCGCAAGTCTAAGGGACGCGGGAAAACCAGCCAAAAAGGTCGGCGAGCAGGGCGATCGTCTCGGTTTGTATCGATTGTTGACAGCGATGAAGATTTGCTGCCACAAATCCTTGATGATGAGGATTTAGATGATAAGGATGACGATTTCTTTGATGATGATTTCGATGAGGACGACGATATGTAA